One Aegilops tauschii subsp. strangulata cultivar AL8/78 chromosome 7, Aet v6.0, whole genome shotgun sequence genomic window carries:
- the LOC109759211 gene encoding uncharacterized protein — protein MRPGAEFVAMSHRVGAPMVAPAHGLINGTAPHSPWQSPVPYLFGGLAAMLGLIAFALLILACSYWKLSGYLDGDRDGQAAEGDGEKAAASGASKPASDFQEHVVVIMAGDERPTFLAKPATSRAAEVELAAAAEAAAVASASAVDGPEKKVDEQGCEVNSQLGGDPADAASGSSGHQDAASQSRDHHHHDHESSSTAELQESLQ, from the coding sequence ATGAGGCCCGGAGCCGAGTTCGTCGCCATGAGCCACCGCGTGGGGGCGCCGATGGTGGCGCCGGCGCACGGGCTGATCAACGGGACGGCGCCGCACTCGCCGTGGCAGTCGCCGGTGCCGTACCTGTTCGGCGGCCTGGCGGCGATGCTGGGGCTCATCGCCTTCGCGCTGCTCATCCTGGCGTGCTCCTACTGGAAGCTCTCCGGGTACCTCGACGGCGACCGGGACGGCCaggcggcggagggcgacgggGAGAAGGCCGCGGCGTCCGGCGCGTCCAAGCCGGCCTCGGATTTCCAGGAGCACGTGGTGGTCATCATGGCCGGCGACGAGCGGCCCACGTTCCTCGCCAAGCCGGCCACCAGCCGAGCAGCCGAGGTTGAGCTCGCGGCCgcggccgaggcggcggcggtaGCGAGCGCGAGCGCTGTCGATGGACCGGAGAAGAAGGTGGACGAGCAGGGCTGCGAGGTAAACTCGCAGCTCGGAGGCGACCCCGCCGACGCGGCGAGCGGGAGCAGCGGCCACCAAGACGCGGCGAGCCAGAGCCGTGATCACCACCACCATGACCATGAGAGCAGCAGCACGGCGGAGCTCCAAGAAAGCTTGCAATAA